Proteins encoded by one window of Streptomyces clavuligerus:
- a CDS encoding iron ABC transporter permease, whose translation MAPAPGPPPGARSGGGPAGAAVLALLLLMTALVGMWHLTQGTSGVGVGDLVRHLAGEGDSAQGAPVGEILTGSRLPRLFAGVAVGFALGCAGALLQSVTHNTLASPDTLAVTSGAYFTLALVAALGLTVPLWASGAVAFAGGLVAAALVLLLSGRAAGTSGTRLVLAGSATAMALDAATGTFLILFDQNTTGLFAWGSGSLAQLNIDASVRAAPLVAVTLCLALALSRRLDVMHLGDDAASTLGVPIRSTRVTAVICAVLLTSTAVTLAGPIGFVGLGAPVLARLIAGRVHALRRHLFLIPAAGLLGALLILLADAALRAVQGADGAASIPTGVPTALLGSVVIVVLALRLRDTGQLRQPPRARVAARSRRAFLLVTSGAAVLLAAAALVAVLAGSLWLRTGDIVLWFQGAAPDLVGQALDDRVPRVTAAILAGAALGLAGCVVQGAVRNPLAEPGVLGITAGAGLGAASVATSGLSGGRTVLVVVAVAAGLVTFAVIALLAWRGGFLPDRFVLIGIGMGYGLSAVTTFLLLRADPYNTPRIFTWLSGTTYGRTFPDVVPVAVGLALALPVLLSLRGRLDLLAVDEDTPRVVGVRVERTRLTALAIAAVLAALSVVAVGVVGFVGLVAPHLARSLVGARHGRSIPVAMLLGGVLVCVADALGRTVAAPAQVPAGLMIALVGGPYFVWVLRKSRA comes from the coding sequence ATGGCCCCCGCACCGGGGCCGCCGCCGGGCGCCCGGTCCGGCGGCGGCCCCGCCGGGGCGGCCGTCCTGGCACTCCTCCTCCTCATGACCGCGCTCGTCGGCATGTGGCATCTGACCCAGGGGACGTCGGGCGTCGGCGTCGGCGACCTGGTGCGCCATCTCGCCGGGGAGGGCGACAGCGCCCAGGGGGCGCCCGTGGGCGAGATCCTCACCGGCTCGCGCCTGCCGCGTCTGTTCGCGGGCGTCGCTGTCGGCTTCGCCCTCGGCTGCGCGGGGGCACTGCTCCAGTCCGTCACCCACAACACGCTCGCCTCACCGGACACCCTCGCGGTCACGTCCGGGGCCTACTTCACCCTCGCGCTCGTCGCCGCCCTCGGCCTGACCGTCCCGCTGTGGGCGTCGGGCGCCGTCGCCTTCGCGGGCGGTCTTGTCGCGGCGGCGCTCGTGCTGCTCCTGTCGGGCCGCGCGGCGGGTACCTCGGGCACCCGCCTCGTCCTCGCCGGATCGGCGACGGCCATGGCCCTGGACGCGGCGACCGGGACGTTCCTCATCCTGTTCGACCAGAACACGACCGGTCTCTTCGCCTGGGGAAGCGGCTCGCTGGCGCAGTTGAACATCGACGCGTCGGTACGCGCCGCCCCTCTCGTCGCCGTGACGCTGTGCCTCGCTCTGGCGCTGTCCCGGCGGCTGGACGTGATGCATCTCGGCGACGACGCCGCGTCGACCCTCGGCGTGCCGATCCGGAGCACCCGTGTGACCGCCGTGATCTGCGCGGTGCTGCTGACCAGCACGGCGGTGACCCTGGCGGGTCCGATCGGCTTCGTCGGTCTCGGCGCCCCTGTCCTCGCCCGGCTGATCGCGGGACGTGTCCACGCCCTGCGCCGGCACCTCTTCCTGATCCCCGCGGCCGGGCTGCTCGGCGCGCTGCTGATCCTGCTCGCCGACGCGGCCCTGCGGGCGGTCCAAGGGGCGGACGGGGCCGCTTCCATCCCCACCGGCGTGCCGACCGCGCTGCTCGGCTCCGTCGTGATCGTGGTCCTCGCCCTGCGGCTGCGTGACACGGGGCAGCTCCGGCAGCCCCCGCGTGCGAGGGTCGCCGCACGCTCGCGCCGCGCCTTCCTCCTCGTCACGTCCGGCGCGGCCGTACTCCTTGCCGCAGCGGCCCTCGTGGCCGTCCTCGCGGGAAGCCTGTGGCTGCGGACCGGGGACATCGTGCTGTGGTTCCAGGGCGCGGCTCCGGACCTGGTGGGCCAGGCGCTCGACGACCGGGTCCCGCGCGTGACCGCCGCGATCCTGGCCGGTGCGGCGCTCGGACTGGCCGGCTGCGTCGTGCAGGGCGCGGTGCGCAATCCGCTGGCGGAGCCCGGGGTGCTCGGCATCACGGCGGGCGCCGGTCTCGGCGCGGCGAGCGTCGCGACCTCGGGTCTGTCCGGTGGTCGGACGGTACTCGTCGTGGTGGCGGTCGCGGCGGGGCTGGTCACGTTCGCGGTGATCGCCCTGCTGGCCTGGCGCGGTGGTTTCCTGCCCGACCGGTTCGTACTGATCGGCATCGGCATGGGGTACGGCCTCAGCGCGGTCACCACCTTCCTGCTGCTGCGCGCGGACCCGTACAACACCCCCCGGATCTTCACCTGGCTCTCCGGTACCACCTACGGCCGGACGTTCCCCGACGTCGTCCCGGTCGCGGTGGGCCTGGCTCTCGCCCTTCCCGTTCTGCTCTCCCTGCGCGGCCGGCTCGATCTGCTCGCCGTCGACGAGGACACCCCGCGCGTCGTCGGGGTCAGGGTGGAACGCACCCGCCTCACCGCTCTGGCGATCGCCGCGGTGCTCGCGGCGCTCAGCGTGGTCGCCGTCGGTGTCGTCGGCTTCGTGGGGCTCGTCGCCCCGCACCTCGCCCGTTCCCTGGTGGGCGCCCGGCACGGCCGTTCGATCCCGGTCGCGATGCTGCTCGGTGGTGTGCTGGTGTGTGTGGCGGACGCCCTCGGCCGTACGGTCGCCGCCCCCGCGCAGGTGCCGGCGGGCCTCATGATCGCGCTGGTCGGCGGACCGTATTTCGTGTGGGTGCTCCGGAAGTCCCGCGCATGA
- a CDS encoding amidase family protein, producing the protein MRPTIRTTHCALVAAAVIGLTAPLAAQAMTTTRAEPRPTTVREAHLERMTILDIQRAMDRERLTSEQLTDLYLKRIRALNPRLRAVVTVNPDAKGIARDSDRRRRTDGARGPLEGIPVLLKENMNTADRQPTTAGSAALLGARPNQDAEVVKRLRAAGAVILGKANMTEWANFRDPRAVAGWSAVGGLTRNPYVLDRSAGGSSSGSAAAAAANLATVTLGTDTGGSIVDPAGLTSTVGVRPTLGVASRTGIVPISSRHDTPGPVARNVTDAALTLAAIAGTDPADPDTAAAAGALPADIGEILDRGALRGKRIGVWRAGHIGVDRDVDRVFEATVRKLKALGATVVEGADVTEPKELLGHLLPALLSEFKHDINAYLAATPGSHPENLAGLIAYNEKYRGLERMDWFGQMYFTEAQKNGVDLKDPAYRAHRAAATDLARRSIDDVLKAEKLDAIVTPTGLPAPEVGHQAKEGDTNPFVSTTNSSVAAGYPQISVPAGYTAKGLPLGVTFLGTKASDARLLGYAYAFEQAAQVRKAPRHLPSVG; encoded by the coding sequence GTGCGACCGACCATCCGGACCACGCACTGCGCCCTGGTGGCCGCTGCGGTCATCGGGTTGACCGCCCCCCTGGCAGCTCAGGCCATGACGACCACCCGAGCCGAACCCCGGCCCACCACGGTGCGGGAGGCGCACCTGGAGCGGATGACCATCCTCGACATCCAGCGGGCGATGGACCGCGAGCGGCTCACCTCCGAGCAGCTCACCGACCTGTACCTGAAGCGGATTCGCGCCCTGAACCCCAGGCTCAGGGCCGTGGTCACGGTCAACCCCGACGCGAAGGGCATCGCGCGGGACAGCGACCGGAGGCGTCGTACGGATGGGGCGCGGGGGCCGCTGGAGGGGATTCCGGTGCTGCTGAAGGAGAACATGAACACCGCCGACCGCCAGCCGACCACGGCCGGGTCGGCCGCGCTCCTCGGGGCGCGGCCGAACCAGGACGCCGAGGTGGTGAAGCGGCTGCGCGCGGCCGGAGCCGTGATCCTCGGCAAGGCGAACATGACGGAGTGGGCCAACTTCCGTGACCCGCGGGCCGTCGCGGGCTGGAGCGCGGTCGGCGGGCTGACCCGGAACCCGTACGTCCTGGACCGCAGCGCGGGCGGGTCCTCCAGCGGTTCGGCCGCCGCCGCTGCCGCGAACCTGGCCACGGTGACGCTCGGCACCGACACCGGCGGTTCCATCGTCGACCCGGCGGGCCTGACGTCCACCGTCGGCGTGCGGCCCACGCTGGGTGTGGCGAGCCGTACCGGCATTGTGCCGATCTCCTCCCGTCACGACACCCCGGGGCCCGTGGCCCGCAATGTCACCGACGCCGCGCTCACCCTCGCGGCGATCGCCGGCACCGATCCGGCCGACCCGGACACCGCTGCCGCCGCCGGAGCCCTGCCCGCCGACATCGGCGAGATCCTGGACCGGGGTGCGCTGCGCGGCAAGCGCATCGGTGTCTGGCGCGCGGGCCACATCGGTGTGGACCGTGACGTCGACCGGGTCTTCGAGGCGACCGTGCGCAAGCTGAAGGCGCTGGGCGCGACCGTCGTGGAGGGCGCCGATGTGACCGAGCCGAAGGAACTCCTCGGCCATCTGCTGCCGGCGCTGCTCTCCGAGTTCAAGCACGACATCAACGCCTACCTCGCCGCGACGCCCGGCTCCCACCCGGAGAACCTGGCCGGTCTCATCGCGTACAACGAGAAGTACCGCGGTCTGGAGCGGATGGACTGGTTCGGCCAGATGTACTTCACGGAGGCGCAGAAGAACGGCGTCGACCTCAAGGACCCGGCGTACCGGGCGCACCGTGCCGCCGCCACCGACCTCGCCCGCCGCTCGATCGACGACGTGCTGAAGGCGGAGAAGCTCGACGCGATCGTCACCCCCACCGGCCTGCCCGCGCCGGAGGTCGGCCACCAGGCCAAGGAGGGGGACACCAATCCGTTCGTCAGCACGACCAACAGCTCGGTCGCCGCGGGCTACCCCCAGATCAGCGTCCCCGCCGGGTACACCGCGAAGGGACTCCCGCTCGGTGTGACCTTCCTCGGCACGAAGGCGAGCGACGCCAGGCTCCTCGGCTACGCGTACGCCTTCGAGCAGGCGGCGCAGGTCCGTAAGGCGCCGCGCCACCTGCCCAGCGTCGGGTGA
- a CDS encoding response regulator, with protein sequence MTEGAGGAGAAGAGAAGSVIRVLIADDQLLVRRGLVLMLGPEPSVEVVGEAADGAQAVELAQRLRPDVTVMDIRMPVLDGIAATEQLTRQVPDCRVLALSTFDMDEHVVAALRAGACGFLPKDISPEELVTALHVVHTGEAVVAPRLLTRLISSYVTVPQRPATPAAGTRPTGVPDGLTPREREVWRLIAAGLDNTGIAAEMFISPSTVKNHITALFAKLQVRDRAQAVIAAYEAGLVRAGERE encoded by the coding sequence ATGACGGAGGGTGCGGGCGGGGCGGGTGCGGCAGGTGCGGGTGCGGCGGGGTCCGTCATCCGTGTGCTGATCGCGGACGATCAGCTCCTGGTCCGCCGCGGCCTGGTGCTCATGCTCGGTCCCGAACCCTCCGTCGAGGTCGTCGGCGAGGCCGCCGACGGCGCACAGGCCGTGGAACTCGCACAGCGGCTGCGGCCCGACGTCACCGTCATGGACATCCGCATGCCCGTCCTGGACGGCATCGCCGCAACAGAACAGCTCACCCGGCAGGTGCCGGACTGCCGGGTACTGGCACTGAGCACCTTCGACATGGACGAACACGTGGTCGCCGCGCTGCGCGCGGGCGCCTGCGGCTTCCTGCCCAAGGACATCTCACCCGAAGAACTCGTCACCGCACTGCACGTGGTCCACACCGGCGAAGCGGTGGTCGCCCCCCGCCTGCTGACCCGCCTCATCTCCTCCTACGTCACAGTCCCCCAACGCCCCGCGACGCCCGCCGCCGGGACCAGACCCACGGGCGTCCCGGACGGGCTGACGCCCCGCGAGCGGGAAGTGTGGCGGCTGATCGCCGCCGGCCTGGACAACACCGGGATCGCCGCGGAGATGTTCATCAGCCCGTCGACGGTGAAGAACCACATCACCGCGCTCTTCGCCAAACTCCAGGTCCGCGACCGGGCACAGGCAGTGATCGCCGCATACGAAGCAGGCCTGGTCAGAGCAGGCGAACGCGAATAA
- a CDS encoding iron-siderophore ABC transporter substrate-binding protein produces MNRARRLALSASAGLVLLTATACGTTDVDKATAKSSADRSPASKDCAQDTTTTSTKPVSFKDGVGRQITLDKPAERIAVLEWQQVEDALTLCVTPTAVSDAKGYRTWTSAEKLPAGVTDIGTREEPDLDTLYAARPDLIVVEAFDAKDEMIKKLEKRGVPVMATRGADPKDPIGNMRKVFSMIGEATGRTDRADQVLKEFDQHLATAKQRVTDAKLPTKDFLFFDGWLEGGNLTVRPYADGALFTEIGKELGLTPAWTNDVNKKHGDGGVDASYGLAQTDVEGLTSVGDANLFYANDEAAGGYVAALNKNPIWKKLPAVKEGRAHAFPSGIWGAGGPRSCAQAIDAYVDVLDKK; encoded by the coding sequence ATGAACCGTGCCCGTCGCCTGGCGCTGTCGGCCTCGGCCGGACTCGTGCTGCTCACCGCAACGGCCTGCGGAACGACCGACGTCGACAAGGCGACAGCCAAGAGCAGCGCCGACCGGTCCCCCGCGTCGAAGGACTGCGCCCAGGACACCACGACGACCTCGACGAAGCCGGTCTCCTTCAAGGACGGCGTCGGCCGCCAGATCACGCTCGACAAGCCCGCCGAGCGGATCGCGGTCCTCGAATGGCAACAGGTCGAAGACGCGCTGACGCTGTGTGTCACCCCCACCGCCGTCTCCGACGCCAAGGGATACCGCACCTGGACCAGCGCGGAGAAGCTGCCCGCCGGTGTGACGGACATCGGTACCCGGGAAGAGCCCGATCTCGACACCCTCTACGCGGCCAGGCCCGATCTCATCGTCGTGGAGGCCTTCGACGCCAAGGACGAGATGATCAAGAAGCTGGAGAAGCGGGGCGTTCCCGTGATGGCCACGCGGGGGGCGGACCCGAAGGACCCGATCGGGAACATGCGGAAGGTGTTCAGCATGATCGGCGAGGCGACCGGACGCACGGACCGGGCGGACCAGGTGCTCAAGGAGTTCGACCAGCACCTCGCGACGGCGAAGCAGCGGGTCACCGACGCGAAGCTGCCGACGAAGGACTTCCTGTTCTTCGACGGCTGGCTCGAAGGAGGCAACCTGACCGTACGCCCCTACGCGGACGGCGCCCTGTTCACCGAGATCGGCAAGGAACTCGGCCTGACCCCGGCATGGACCAACGACGTCAACAAGAAGCACGGTGACGGGGGCGTGGACGCCTCCTACGGCCTCGCGCAGACCGATGTCGAGGGACTCACCTCCGTGGGCGACGCCAATCTCTTCTACGCGAACGACGAGGCCGCCGGCGGATACGTCGCGGCGCTGAACAAGAACCCGATCTGGAAGAAGCTCCCCGCCGTGAAGGAAGGCCGTGCCCACGCGTTCCCGTCGGGGATCTGGGGCGCCGGTGGTCCGCGCTCCTGCGCACAGGCGATCGACGCCTACGTCGACGTACTCGACAAGAAGTGA
- a CDS encoding GNAT family N-acetyltransferase, with the protein MEIRPTTDEDLDVFVTTVHTAFGHFPQTPIADGGRWWSALEMDRGLLALSADRRPVGTAAAYSFELTLPGRHIAPVTAVSAVGVLPSHRRRGVLSALMRRQLSEVRARGEFLSVLLASEAPIYGRFGYGPATFTTRLTVPRHRAALAVPRARASAGAPASDADSGTVEVMRRAECGRILEEVYDRYRRAQPGALSRPHRWWALGAGQPPVSPAPRYIAVHRDADGVADGYASYSTGEGGTLTVDETIATDDVVFTALARFVLGHDLVSQVVFRHVPPGHPLRWQLADFRAGEVGDHTDWLWVRLLDVPRALTARGWSTDGDLVLDVDDLFLGEHGRYLLTVREGRADCVPTDRQPDLSLDISDLSSLYLGGIAPSTLVRAGHVQACRPGATARADAMFRTEHPPHCLHWF; encoded by the coding sequence ATGGAGATCCGGCCCACGACCGATGAGGACCTGGACGTCTTCGTCACCACCGTCCACACGGCGTTCGGGCACTTTCCGCAAACCCCGATCGCGGACGGGGGACGCTGGTGGTCGGCGCTGGAGATGGACCGCGGCCTGCTCGCCCTGTCCGCGGACCGCCGCCCTGTGGGCACCGCCGCCGCGTACTCCTTCGAACTCACCCTGCCCGGTCGGCACATCGCTCCGGTCACCGCGGTGAGCGCGGTCGGTGTCCTGCCCTCGCACCGCCGGCGCGGCGTACTCAGCGCGCTGATGCGGCGGCAGCTCTCCGAGGTGCGTGCCCGGGGGGAGTTCCTCTCGGTGCTGCTGGCTTCCGAAGCTCCGATCTACGGCAGGTTCGGCTACGGACCGGCGACCTTCACCACCCGGCTGACGGTCCCGCGCCACCGGGCCGCCCTCGCTGTGCCACGGGCCCGTGCGTCGGCCGGCGCACCGGCGTCCGACGCGGACAGCGGCACGGTCGAGGTGATGCGGCGTGCCGAGTGCGGCAGGATTCTCGAAGAGGTGTACGACCGGTACCGCCGTGCCCAGCCCGGTGCGCTGTCCCGGCCGCACCGCTGGTGGGCGCTGGGCGCGGGGCAGCCGCCCGTCTCCCCGGCACCGCGCTACATCGCGGTCCACCGGGACGCCGACGGGGTGGCGGACGGGTACGCCAGCTACTCGACCGGCGAGGGCGGCACCTTGACGGTCGACGAGACCATCGCCACCGATGACGTGGTCTTCACGGCCCTGGCCCGTTTCGTACTCGGCCACGACCTGGTCTCACAGGTCGTGTTCCGGCACGTCCCGCCCGGGCATCCGCTGCGCTGGCAGCTCGCGGACTTCCGCGCCGGCGAGGTCGGCGATCACACCGACTGGCTGTGGGTCCGTCTCCTCGATGTGCCCCGCGCCCTGACCGCACGCGGCTGGTCCACGGACGGCGACCTCGTCCTCGACGTGGACGACCTGTTCCTCGGTGAGCACGGCCGCTATCTGCTGACCGTCCGCGAGGGCAGGGCGGACTGTGTCCCCACGGACCGGCAACCCGATCTGTCGCTGGACATAAGCGACCTCAGCTCGCTCTACCTGGGCGGCATCGCCCCCAGTACGCTCGTCCGCGCCGGACACGTCCAGGCCTGCCGTCCGGGCGCCACCGCACGCGCGGACGCGATGTTCCGCACCGAGCACCCGCCGCACTGCCTGCACTGGTTCTGA
- a CDS encoding peptidase C39 family protein has protein sequence MPPHQEPPTRPAEPERSVENVVIPYEPDAPPARLARLVGDEVSERWRAVDRSAHTPRLVVVPGDDGEEWTAAALVTARPNTAYLKIVDAVGDVRAAVAAVVALADRRGLAQVKWEGWTARAEDVAATGFTVLAPPLTQAEGAAGPAAGYVRWLHEGVITAPPYYGQTTHFTCGAVTALVAQAHAGTVEWEALDRQAELTLWRDATNFLACEPVGLGVAVRRAWPSSPVRVHLDVDRPVLLDHYPEKDREWRALLQRASREDAERTGVPVDPGRLSMSAVRDSIGRREHVLLLLSLAGMQGFDVPHWVLCHGVVPGAIVIEDAWTNATTGDSWVDAHLLPVPDSSLDMMSVLSPEGFRGAVTIGPPRERDAAPLP, from the coding sequence ATGCCGCCCCATCAGGAACCGCCCACGCGCCCCGCTGAGCCCGAGCGCTCCGTGGAGAACGTCGTCATCCCCTACGAGCCCGACGCCCCACCGGCCCGGCTGGCGCGGCTCGTCGGCGACGAGGTGTCGGAGCGCTGGCGTGCCGTCGACCGCTCCGCCCACACACCTCGCCTCGTGGTCGTTCCCGGAGACGACGGTGAGGAGTGGACGGCTGCGGCGCTCGTGACAGCACGCCCGAACACCGCCTATCTGAAAATCGTCGACGCCGTCGGCGACGTGCGGGCGGCCGTGGCGGCGGTCGTCGCCCTCGCGGACCGCCGAGGGCTCGCACAGGTCAAGTGGGAGGGGTGGACGGCGCGCGCCGAGGACGTCGCCGCCACCGGTTTCACCGTTCTGGCACCTCCGCTGACGCAGGCGGAGGGCGCGGCAGGACCAGCTGCCGGATACGTCCGCTGGCTGCACGAAGGCGTCATCACCGCACCCCCGTACTACGGGCAGACCACGCACTTCACCTGCGGAGCCGTCACCGCCCTGGTCGCACAGGCGCACGCGGGGACGGTGGAGTGGGAGGCACTGGACCGGCAGGCGGAGCTGACGCTGTGGCGCGATGCCACCAACTTCCTCGCGTGCGAGCCCGTCGGACTGGGCGTCGCCGTGCGCCGGGCCTGGCCCTCGTCCCCGGTCAGGGTCCACCTGGACGTCGACCGGCCGGTGCTGCTCGACCACTACCCGGAGAAAGACCGGGAGTGGCGCGCTCTGCTCCAGCGCGCCTCCAGGGAGGACGCGGAGCGCACCGGTGTCCCCGTCGACCCGGGCCGTCTCTCCATGAGCGCGGTACGCGACTCGATCGGCCGGCGCGAGCATGTGCTGCTCCTGCTCTCGCTCGCCGGGATGCAGGGATTCGACGTGCCGCACTGGGTGCTCTGTCACGGCGTCGTACCCGGTGCCATCGTGATCGAGGATGCCTGGACCAACGCGACCACGGGTGACTCCTGGGTCGACGCCCATCTCCTGCCGGTGCCCGACTCGTCGCTCGACATGATGTCGGTCCTGTCGCCGGAGGGCTTCCGCGGTGCGGTGACCATCGGCCCTCCGCGAGAACGGGACGCGGCGCCACTCCCGTGA
- a CDS encoding ABC transporter ATP-binding protein, with the protein MFTSLFRSAGKPTAASAASAAAPAAALTGHDLVLHYDGRPVVHGVSVALAPGRATALVGPNGSGKSTLLRALCRLHRVDGGRVTLDGPGGESERDVALLSSHEFAREVTLFSQSRPVPQGLTVAEVVAFGRHPYRRGFAGATVEDRTAIDHAMRVTGVHDMAGRQVGEVSGGEMQRVWLAACLAQDTGVVLLDEPTNHLDLRYQFETLDLVRHLVEEQGIAVGIVLHDLDQASRIADTIVLMRSGRVYAAGAPADVLTAENIGEVYDIRVEVDVDPRTGRLRIDPLGRHLS; encoded by the coding sequence GTGTTCACAAGCCTCTTCCGGTCTGCCGGGAAGCCCACGGCCGCCTCTGCCGCCTCTGCCGCCGCTCCGGCGGCCGCGCTCACCGGGCACGACCTGGTGCTGCACTACGACGGCAGGCCGGTCGTCCATGGTGTCTCGGTCGCCCTGGCACCCGGCCGCGCGACCGCCCTGGTGGGACCGAACGGCAGCGGGAAGTCCACGCTGCTGCGCGCGCTCTGCCGACTGCACCGGGTGGACGGCGGCCGGGTGACGCTCGACGGCCCCGGCGGAGAGTCCGAACGTGACGTGGCCCTGCTCAGCTCCCACGAGTTCGCCCGCGAGGTCACGCTGTTCTCCCAGTCAAGGCCCGTTCCCCAAGGGCTGACGGTCGCGGAGGTCGTCGCGTTCGGGCGCCATCCCTACCGGCGCGGCTTCGCCGGCGCGACCGTCGAGGACCGGACCGCCATCGACCACGCCATGCGGGTCACCGGAGTGCACGACATGGCCGGACGGCAGGTCGGAGAAGTCTCCGGCGGGGAGATGCAGCGTGTCTGGCTGGCGGCCTGTCTGGCCCAGGACACCGGTGTCGTCCTGCTCGACGAGCCGACCAACCACCTCGACCTGCGCTACCAGTTCGAGACGCTCGACCTGGTTCGGCACCTCGTCGAGGAGCAGGGCATCGCTGTCGGGATCGTGCTGCACGACCTCGATCAGGCCTCCCGGATCGCGGACACCATCGTCCTCATGCGCTCGGGCCGGGTGTACGCGGCCGGCGCACCGGCCGACGTCCTCACCGCCGAGAACATCGGCGAGGTCTACGACATCCGCGTCGAGGTGGACGTCGACCCCCGCACAGGGCGGCTCCGCATCGATCCACTCGGACGTCACCTCTCCTGA